A portion of the Bifidobacterium lemurum genome contains these proteins:
- the tsaD gene encoding tRNA (adenosine(37)-N6)-threonylcarbamoyltransferase complex transferase subunit TsaD, which yields MSEAIVLGIESTCDETAAAVVRGRELVSNVVASSMEEHARYGGVIPEIASRAHAEAFVPCVSKALADANMTLADVDAIAVSAGPGLAGCLAVGVSGAKALAWAANKPLYGVNHVIGHIAVTQLQFGAFPPDTMALIVSGGHTSLLHVEDVARKIDVVGTTLDDAAGECFDKVARLLGFPYPGGPHIDRHAQAGDPHAIRVPQGLTQGKAGAAHPYDFSFSGVKTAVARWIETEQASGHDIPVDDVCASLADSVADVLAKKAMRGCEQYGSDTLIVGGGFSANSQLRAKLLEYGEKHGVEVRIPQLKLCTDNGAMVAMLGVNLVEAGIAPSGPEFPIDSSMPLTTVSL from the coding sequence ATGAGCGAAGCGATCGTGCTCGGCATCGAATCCACATGCGACGAAACCGCCGCCGCCGTCGTGCGCGGACGCGAGCTCGTCTCGAACGTCGTGGCCTCATCCATGGAGGAACATGCGCGCTACGGCGGCGTGATCCCCGAAATCGCCTCGCGCGCGCACGCCGAGGCCTTCGTGCCCTGCGTGTCCAAGGCGTTGGCCGACGCGAACATGACCTTGGCCGACGTGGACGCGATCGCGGTCTCCGCGGGACCGGGCTTGGCCGGATGCCTCGCCGTGGGCGTCTCCGGCGCCAAAGCGCTGGCCTGGGCCGCGAACAAGCCGTTGTACGGCGTGAACCACGTCATCGGGCATATCGCCGTCACCCAGCTGCAATTCGGCGCGTTCCCGCCGGATACGATGGCGCTGATCGTCTCCGGCGGGCACACCTCCCTGCTGCATGTGGAGGATGTGGCGCGCAAAATCGACGTGGTCGGCACCACCTTGGACGACGCGGCGGGGGAGTGCTTCGACAAAGTGGCGCGTCTGCTCGGCTTCCCCTACCCGGGAGGTCCGCATATCGACCGCCACGCGCAGGCCGGCGACCCGCACGCCATCCGCGTGCCGCAGGGGCTGACGCAGGGCAAGGCCGGCGCGGCGCATCCGTATGATTTCAGCTTCTCCGGAGTGAAAACCGCCGTGGCCCGCTGGATCGAAACCGAACAGGCTTCGGGTCATGACATCCCCGTGGACGACGTGTGCGCCTCGCTGGCCGACTCCGTGGCCGACGTGCTGGCGAAGAAGGCCATGCGCGGCTGCGAACAATACGGTTCCGACACGCTTATCGTGGGCGGTGGATTCTCCGCCAACTCGCAGCTGCGGGCCAAACTGCTCGAATACGGCGAGAAACATGGCGTCGAGGTGCGGATTCCTCAACTCAAACTCTGCACCGACAACGGCGCGATGGTCGCCATGCTCGGCGTGAACCTCGTGGAGGCGGGCATCGCCCCCAGCGGACCGGAATTCCCCATCGACTCGTCCATGCCGCTGACCACGGTTTCGCTGTAG
- the holA gene encoding DNA polymerase III subunit delta produces the protein MAKTAAANAPVRIVSGGDAYLNEQTVRDLCQRALNARPDSELIELDATHAGRYAFDEAVSPSLLSDVSVVKLLNVQNADEKLADALVDYCKQACADPAGSSVVICQHEGGVKGKRLIDQLVKAGAGKEEVPDLKRADAQLNFVLQRFDRHGRRVDPMAAQQLVSVLAGKTGELAAMCDQLCFDFDDNPMGLNRVNQYLTANPQVTGFNVADKAMEGRAADAIVMMRSAVEQGIDPIALIGALAMKLRTMAKASAVKAGTISQAEAKTNPWVLKNAMRQLSGWTSEGLGRCIRTLAWADEQSKTNGGDPVYALEQSIMLIAGKGRSA, from the coding sequence ATGGCCAAAACAGCAGCGGCGAACGCCCCGGTGCGCATCGTATCGGGAGGCGACGCCTATCTCAACGAGCAGACCGTGCGGGACCTGTGCCAGCGGGCTCTGAACGCGCGTCCGGACAGCGAACTCATCGAACTGGACGCCACGCACGCCGGCCGGTACGCCTTCGACGAGGCGGTGAGCCCTTCGCTGCTGTCCGACGTGTCCGTGGTGAAACTGCTCAACGTGCAGAACGCCGATGAGAAACTCGCCGACGCGTTGGTCGACTACTGCAAGCAGGCCTGCGCCGATCCGGCCGGCTCCAGCGTGGTCATCTGCCAGCATGAGGGCGGGGTCAAAGGCAAACGTCTGATCGACCAGCTGGTGAAGGCCGGCGCCGGCAAAGAGGAGGTCCCCGACCTCAAGCGCGCCGACGCGCAGCTGAACTTCGTGCTGCAACGGTTCGACCGCCACGGCCGGCGCGTCGACCCGATGGCCGCCCAGCAGCTGGTTTCCGTGCTGGCGGGCAAAACCGGCGAACTGGCCGCCATGTGCGACCAATTATGCTTCGACTTCGACGACAATCCCATGGGATTGAACCGCGTCAACCAGTATCTGACCGCCAACCCTCAGGTCACCGGGTTCAATGTGGCCGACAAGGCCATGGAGGGGCGCGCCGCGGACGCGATCGTGATGATGCGTTCGGCCGTGGAGCAGGGCATCGACCCCATCGCGCTGATCGGCGCGCTGGCCATGAAACTGCGCACCATGGCCAAAGCGTCGGCCGTGAAGGCGGGCACGATCTCGCAGGCGGAGGCCAAAACGAACCCGTGGGTGCTGAAGAACGCCATGCGCCAACTCTCCGGATGGACCTCCGAAGGGCTCGGGCGTTGCATCCGGACGTTGGCCTGGGCCGATGAGCAAAGCAAAACCAACGGCGGCGACCCCGTCTACGCTCTGGAACAGTCCATCATGCTGATCGCCGGAAAAGGACGGTCTGCCTGA
- a CDS encoding helix-turn-helix domain-containing protein, whose translation MVNTPVKEWLTSQGISYRDLATRMNQSPSSISQKLNRKTKWQEDDLAWLADNLGLSADFVIGKADYPYRNQAEALA comes from the coding sequence ATGGTAAACACACCGGTTAAGGAATGGCTGACCAGTCAGGGTATTTCGTATCGCGACTTAGCGACTCGGATGAACCAGTCTCCTTCCTCCATCTCTCAAAAACTGAATCGTAAGACCAAGTGGCAGGAAGATGATTTGGCGTGGCTTGCTGACAATTTAGGCCTAAGCGCAGATTTTGTGATTGGGAAAGCTGACTATCCCTATCGAAACCAGGCGGAGGCATTGGCATAG
- the tsaE gene encoding tRNA (adenosine(37)-N6)-threonylcarbamoyltransferase complex ATPase subunit type 1 TsaE, with protein MNEFSHSIPTDEAMRGFGKRIAHMVRGGDVLLLSGPLGAGKTTFAQGFGAGLGIDGPIVSPTFTIARELDGRFADGTAAHLVHVDAYRLGGNAYAPGQNSAERLLDELESLGLDEELEDPSDDTVVLMEWGEQMAAALAPERLEIHIERPLDMTREADDAPTSEGTRIVTLVPVGSDWQSRIASLDDIGKERQ; from the coding sequence ATGAACGAGTTCTCCCACTCCATTCCCACCGACGAGGCGATGCGCGGATTCGGTAAACGAATCGCACATATGGTCCGCGGTGGCGACGTGCTGCTGCTGTCCGGCCCTCTGGGCGCGGGCAAAACCACCTTCGCGCAAGGATTCGGCGCGGGGTTGGGCATCGACGGGCCTATCGTGTCGCCGACCTTCACCATCGCCCGCGAACTGGACGGACGGTTCGCGGACGGCACCGCCGCACATCTGGTGCATGTGGACGCGTACCGTCTCGGCGGCAACGCCTACGCGCCCGGACAGAACAGCGCAGAACGGCTGCTCGACGAACTCGAATCCTTGGGGCTTGACGAAGAGCTCGAGGATCCCAGCGACGACACCGTGGTTCTGATGGAATGGGGTGAGCAGATGGCCGCGGCCTTGGCTCCCGAACGTCTCGAAATCCACATCGAGCGTCCGTTGGATATGACTCGGGAGGCGGACGACGCGCCGACCAGCGAGGGGACTAGAATCGTGACGTTGGTTCCGGTCGGCAGCGACTGGCAATCGCGTATCGCATCACTCGACGACATCGGCAAGGAGCGGCAATGA
- the rimI gene encoding ribosomal protein S18-alanine N-acetyltransferase encodes MIAELETIDRDTAVRAIAAMEAELFGRGAWSERMVREELDAPARTYVVDIEPDAPTGSPSAIRGYAGFWYDGEDAELMTIGVGKAHQRQGIAAALLRRLLDEASRQGARRMLLEVRVDNEPALTLYHRFGFERMGLRKRYYQPEGIDAYTMSVELAPRMVGFAREEHRNEGAAQ; translated from the coding sequence ATGATCGCCGAATTGGAAACGATCGACCGCGATACGGCGGTGCGCGCCATCGCCGCGATGGAGGCCGAACTGTTCGGACGCGGCGCATGGAGCGAGCGCATGGTGCGCGAGGAGCTGGACGCGCCAGCCCGCACCTATGTCGTGGATATCGAGCCCGACGCCCCGACCGGATCGCCCTCAGCCATCCGTGGATACGCCGGATTCTGGTACGACGGCGAGGACGCCGAACTCATGACCATCGGCGTCGGCAAGGCCCACCAGCGCCAGGGCATCGCCGCCGCGTTGCTGCGGCGTCTGCTGGACGAGGCGTCACGGCAGGGCGCGCGGCGTATGCTGCTTGAGGTGCGCGTGGACAACGAACCCGCGTTGACCCTCTACCATCGCTTCGGATTCGAACGCATGGGGTTGCGCAAACGGTACTATCAGCCCGAAGGCATCGACGCGTACACCATGAGCGTGGAATTGGCTCCGCGCATGGTAGGGTTCGCGCGTGAGGAACACAGGAACGAAGGAGCGGCGCAATGA
- a CDS encoding ABC transporter ATP-binding protein, producing MYVNVDNVSKTIRRKTVLNAVSAQFERGKVYGILGPNGSGKTMLLRALCGFIKPTGGSITINGTPVTFNRKLPENIGIIIETPGFTPSRSAMDNLRYLADINHAFDPTEVERLMRAFGLWDHRDDKVRSYSLGMRQKLAIVQAFMEHQRLVLLDEPTNGLDWRSVERFMEEVNHQREQGHTIIIASHHNDELGGIVDDALLMSNGMIERRVAPEEIASLSLDRAVR from the coding sequence ATGTATGTGAACGTCGACAACGTATCGAAAACCATTCGGCGCAAAACAGTGCTCAACGCCGTAAGCGCACAATTCGAACGCGGCAAGGTATACGGCATTCTCGGGCCGAATGGTTCGGGCAAAACCATGCTGCTCAGAGCCCTCTGCGGGTTCATCAAACCAACCGGCGGCTCCATAACCATCAACGGAACGCCAGTGACGTTTAACCGCAAGCTGCCCGAGAATATCGGCATCATCATCGAAACGCCGGGATTCACCCCGTCACGGAGCGCAATGGACAACCTGCGATATCTGGCGGATATCAACCATGCGTTCGATCCGACGGAAGTTGAACGGCTGATGCGGGCGTTCGGCCTTTGGGATCATCGCGACGACAAGGTCAGATCGTATTCCCTGGGCATGCGGCAGAAACTCGCCATCGTGCAGGCGTTCATGGAGCATCAGCGACTGGTGCTGTTGGACGAGCCGACCAACGGCCTCGACTGGCGTTCCGTGGAACGGTTCATGGAGGAAGTGAATCATCAGCGCGAGCAGGGGCATACCATCATCATCGCGTCGCATCATAACGATGAGTTGGGCGGTATCGTGGACGATGCCCTGCTCATGAGCAACGGCATGATCGAACGGCGGGTGGCGCCGGAGGAGATCGCTTCGCTCTCGCTTGACCGAGCCGTGCGATAA
- a CDS encoding ComEA family DNA-binding protein, which yields MRFTFRHMLTAVLILTASLCASLTLLVQQGANMAALQDSAASQTIARLPDASTDAQDSQAGESSDGSEDEATDSSPNGTSGTNPTDEPPTENQTPSESETSDSNPADDGLIDLNTADAQELDTLPGVGPAIAQRILDHRASIGRFTSVDQLLDVKGIGMKTLDKMRARVTVR from the coding sequence ATGCGATTCACCTTCCGGCATATGCTGACCGCCGTTCTCATACTGACGGCCTCGTTATGCGCCAGTCTGACCCTGCTGGTGCAGCAGGGCGCGAATATGGCCGCATTGCAGGATTCCGCGGCCTCGCAGACAATCGCGCGACTCCCGGACGCATCCACGGATGCGCAAGACAGTCAAGCGGGCGAATCATCCGACGGCTCCGAAGACGAAGCGACCGACTCCAGTCCGAACGGCACCAGTGGGACGAACCCCACGGATGAACCCCCGACGGAGAACCAAACTCCATCCGAGTCCGAAACATCGGACTCGAATCCCGCGGATGATGGTCTGATCGACCTCAACACCGCCGATGCGCAGGAACTGGACACCCTGCCAGGCGTGGGGCCGGCGATCGCGCAACGCATCCTCGACCACCGCGCCAGCATCGGACGGTTCACCAGCGTGGACCAACTGCTCGACGTCAAAGGCATCGGCATGAAAACACTGGACAAGATGCGGGCGCGGGTGACGGTGCGATGA
- a CDS encoding response regulator gives MNDRNAGTGDSVEGRDGRFHRYPVSYRIALLDNDRRALLSLQELVEQHLAPSQVIWTAERGEDAIGRCCDARQTPDLLVVDMSLEGLQGSSVCRRIRAQSTRPAILGITSFSLNWYRQKASVCGMQGLIGKSDDQEIAQAMRVVAAGGALPGFDTAQMAHLRLKNDHSLNLLLTMREEEIISLSAERGMSNQEIGDLLGIADATVRKHMQHIVAKLNANSVRHASAIWLNQAE, from the coding sequence ATGAATGACCGGAATGCTGGGACAGGCGATTCGGTTGAAGGCCGCGACGGCCGGTTCCATCGGTATCCGGTCAGTTATCGTATCGCCCTGTTGGACAATGACAGGCGAGCGTTGCTTTCCCTGCAGGAACTGGTCGAACAGCATCTGGCGCCATCGCAGGTGATATGGACGGCCGAGCGAGGCGAGGACGCCATCGGACGATGCTGCGACGCTCGGCAGACGCCGGATCTGCTGGTTGTGGATATGTCATTGGAAGGACTGCAGGGGAGTAGCGTATGCCGACGGATACGCGCCCAATCCACGCGGCCGGCCATACTGGGAATCACCAGTTTCTCATTGAACTGGTATCGGCAAAAAGCCTCGGTCTGCGGCATGCAGGGACTGATAGGGAAAAGCGATGACCAGGAAATCGCGCAGGCAATGCGGGTGGTGGCCGCCGGAGGCGCGCTTCCCGGATTCGACACGGCCCAGATGGCGCATCTGCGACTGAAAAACGACCATTCCCTCAATCTGCTGCTCACCATGCGCGAGGAGGAAATCATCTCGTTGTCGGCGGAACGAGGCATGAGCAATCAGGAGATCGGTGATCTGCTGGGAATCGCTGATGCCACGGTCAGAAAGCATATGCAGCATATCGTCGCCAAACTCAACGCGAACAGCGTGCGTCATGCATCGGCCATCTGGCTCAATCAGGCGGAATAA
- the tsaB gene encoding tRNA (adenosine(37)-N6)-threonylcarbamoyltransferase complex dimerization subunit type 1 TsaB encodes MTERGDQSNTNTLVIDTSYGSTVGIVGREPITETDSRTHVERLQANIARVVAEAGLKPADLDEIIVGTGPAPFTGLRAGIVAAKALAFATGATLIGYDVLSAQAQWNLIRRSKAGTLGDAVDGDRHVLTLAVNDARRKQLYFQLEQASLTAKRPVQALIAMDIDYPESVVERVNAAVRTFAEEHPGAQVVVDVIGHGAAKYASVFERMEHLGDISDESVLDQGARGLSIFWEDAVLAHDLQPDAPVEPLYLRRPDAEVPNPLKHVLGHAGADRA; translated from the coding sequence ATGACCGAACGGGGAGATCAGTCCAACACCAATACGTTGGTCATCGACACCTCCTATGGCTCCACCGTCGGCATCGTGGGTCGCGAGCCGATCACGGAAACCGATTCGCGCACGCATGTGGAACGTCTGCAGGCCAATATCGCCCGCGTCGTCGCTGAAGCGGGACTGAAGCCCGCCGATTTGGACGAGATCATCGTGGGCACCGGTCCTGCGCCGTTCACCGGCCTCAGGGCGGGCATCGTAGCGGCCAAGGCGCTGGCCTTCGCCACAGGAGCGACGCTGATCGGCTATGACGTATTGTCGGCCCAAGCGCAATGGAACCTGATTCGCCGTTCCAAGGCCGGCACACTGGGCGACGCCGTTGACGGCGACCGTCATGTGCTGACTTTGGCCGTGAACGACGCGCGGCGCAAACAACTGTATTTCCAATTGGAACAGGCTTCGCTGACTGCGAAGCGGCCCGTCCAGGCGCTGATCGCCATGGACATCGACTATCCGGAGAGCGTCGTGGAACGGGTGAACGCCGCCGTGCGGACGTTCGCCGAGGAACATCCCGGCGCGCAGGTCGTGGTGGATGTGATCGGCCATGGCGCGGCGAAATACGCCTCCGTGTTCGAGCGGATGGAGCATCTGGGCGATATCAGCGACGAATCCGTGCTCGACCAAGGAGCTCGGGGACTGTCGATCTTCTGGGAGGATGCCGTGCTCGCGCATGACCTCCAGCCCGACGCCCCCGTGGAGCCGTTGTATCTGCGCCGCCCGGACGCGGAGGTTCCGAACCCGCTCAAGCATGTGCTCGGCCACGCCGGCGCGGACAGGGCCTGA